CATTAGTTGCACAGCACTGAGAAACAGGACGGCCAAAATCACCAGCGTGTAACCCGTCAAGGGGGAATCCGGTAGAAATAGTCGCCAGTACAACACTAAAAACAACATGATGATCGCGACCAATCCGGCTAAGAATCCTAAGTAGGTAGCCAAGCGTAACGGCACCCAGGAGAAAGACACCAGGGCGTTCATCGCTAGGGCCCAACTTTTCAGCCAGGTGTACTTGGCTTGACCGGCATAGCGGGGTGGGCGCTGGTACAAAAGGGGAGCTTGCCGAAAACCTACCCAGGCCCGCAGACCCCGGACATAGCGCTGGCGCTCGGGCATGCTATTCAAAATGTCCACCACCTGCCGGTCCAACAAACAAAAATCGCCACTGTCGGGGGGAATGTCCACACTCGCCAGGTAGGTCAACAGCCGGTAAAACACATGGGCGCACAACCGTTTGAACCAATGGTCTTGCCGCTGGATGCGCTGCCCATAAACCACCTGATACCCCTGCTGCCAAAGGTCAATCATATTGGGGATCAATTCCGGCGGGTCCTGTAAATCAGCATCTAAAATCACCACTGCCTGGCCCCGGGCAAACTGTAAGCCGGCACTGATGGCAATTTGATGGCCAAAATTGCGGGCCAGGGCGACATAACAAACACGGGGGTCTTTTTGGCGCAATTCCCGCATGAGATGGAGGGATTCATCCCGACTGCCGTCATCGACCAAAATCAATTCCGCCGGACCATCCAGGCTATCCATAATGGGGCACAGGCGCCGATAGAGATGGGGCAGATTGGCGGCTTCGTTATAGACCGGTACCACCAGGGAATAACGCACCATACCCTAGGATTCCAGCAACTCGCGCCGCACCCGTCGGATGGGGACATTGGCAATGAGGGCGGTCACCCGCTCATCCATTTCCAGGGAAAACTCCATGCCTTCAGCGTCAAATTCCACATAACGGCCAATCACTTCCACAATTTCCTGGCGCATTTTCTCTAGCATTTCCGGCGTTAAGTCCGTCCGGTCGTGGGCTAAGACCAATTGCAGGCGGCGTTTAACCTCGTCCCGGCTACCGGTGGATCGGGGAAACCAGCGCTCGAATAACTCGCGAAGGGCATGCAAGACCGGCATATCAACGGCTAAAGAAACGGCGCAAGCGACCCATAAGCGTATTGTAGGGGGCATCCAGGTCCAACAAGGGCACCTTTTCCCCTTCCAACCGCCGGGCAATGTTCTGAAAGGCCATTCCCGGGAGGGACAAATTAGCCTCCAGTACCAGGGGTTCGCCGCGGTTAGTCGAGATAATCACCCGCTCATCATCGGGGATCAAACCGACCAAGGGAATGGCCAAAATTTCCTGCACGTCGCTGACGGACATCATGTGGTTGCTCTGCACCATCTGGGGCCGGATACGGTTGACGATTAAGCCGATTTTGCGAATGCCGTGGGCCTCTAATAACCCGATCACCCGGTCGGCATCCCGCACGGCGGCAATTTCTGGGGTGGTCACCAA
The nucleotide sequence above comes from Gloeomargarita sp. SRBZ-1_bins_9. Encoded proteins:
- a CDS encoding glycosyltransferase family 2 protein, translated to MVRYSLVVPVYNEAANLPHLYRRLCPIMDSLDGPAELILVDDGSRDESLHLMRELRQKDPRVCYVALARNFGHQIAISAGLQFARGQAVVILDADLQDPPELIPNMIDLWQQGYQVVYGQRIQRQDHWFKRLCAHVFYRLLTYLASVDIPPDSGDFCLLDRQVVDILNSMPERQRYVRGLRAWVGFRQAPLLYQRPPRYAGQAKYTWLKSWALAMNALVSFSWVPLRLATYLGFLAGLVAIIMLFLVLYWRLFLPDSPLTGYTLVILAVLFLSAVQLMAIGILGEYIGRIYDEVKARPLFTVAEVGGFDRQPIHS
- the minE gene encoding cell division topological specificity factor MinE, with amino-acid sequence MPVLHALRELFERWFPRSTGSRDEVKRRLQLVLAHDRTDLTPEMLEKMRQEIVEVIGRYVEFDAEGMEFSLEMDERVTALIANVPIRRVRRELLES